The Kazachstania africana CBS 2517 chromosome 8, complete genome genome contains a region encoding:
- the KAFR0H01110 gene encoding uncharacterized protein (similar to Saccharomyces cerevisiae IST2 (YBR086C); ancestral locus Anc_3.323), whose translation MSKIETLAELDPNYVVSFQYSKNNLAQLLAEFSVRGLNVVTRPGHDSSTVYAFTRLDVNTEDEQAQDIYSISHDLNFIESVTPLYDMKTRKMINALFKTLEWKKGIKLPSEHDLIHLAQLTGNARQSLYFAYCVTYIKALLPLALCGIAVRFLALTSSWEFNSFYNICLFCWSIAFTSTWINKKKKRYAQEFGKVRAASYLFKSPERSAKYSSHDKVILKKCCFLPIALCFASALIAFQLFCFGIEIFITQLYSGRFSMVLALFPSLLLTVFTQALTMLYDKVFIGNFIKWENGPFPASSRMEKNFILNFLVSYMPLFITLFIYLPFGHKFGPKWKEGLMQRFDNHHIPVMKSNFVIDTHRYKTQMFYFTFTNQLVVLALDNILPIVMERVMDILKGTRKPESESSVVTATVEKDFPKEIKYWQKIKSFHVGQWGSFDVDDNMRKFVIQFGYVNMFSVIWPLAPLLCLMFSFIMLKADLWRALEQCRPVSLPSDLDYEEIYEEEDQKLKTTTSSWDVILEILTCAGATVAATLTFMYSKCYLPNVGYETEFEKRDDWYMHSPISTSWSSILLFAIVAEHSVVMTYLVTSKVVLASQDNIRKGKVASGKLLAPQSVDLLPVQKETNKFMGETEKEMRRRSTHISTTSDKKSIEEMIFPNRSRENENVPSPFPKLETSTYGQDATSKIQGESTNTRLRHSRKATEESRKNYDQFPDFEVVEPLRNDTAVDTTAGATLPNFIPISSNFELRDATNLNTRGYTPRTYQHNYSNVPNASIVGSAIDGKADGIEHMQYASGKHFATTSNQTNAPMAATAAAAALSTNPEEMLTHAASRKASTHSSHEPMMKEIVNNRSQFGRPQSHYEDNDYNNMERAPEGGKVKSKGFFSKIKKVAAK comes from the coding sequence ATGAGTAAGATTGAAACATTAGCTGAGCTCGACCCTAATTATGTGGTCAGCTTTCAGTACTCTAAGAACAACCTCGCTCAGTTGTTGGCTGAATTTTCTGTCAGAGGATTGAATGTTGTGACAAGACCGGGCCACGATTCGTCAACTGTATACGCTTTTACTAGACTGGATGTAAACACAGAAGACGAGCAAGCACAAGATATTTATTCGATCTCCCATGACTTGAACTTTATTGAGTCAGTGACGCCCTTATATGATATGAAgacaagaaaaatgataaatgcCTTATTTAAGACACTAGAATGGAAAAAAGGTATCAAACTACCCTCTGAACATGATTTAATCCATTTAGCTCAGTTGACAGGAAATGCAAGACAATCGTTGTATTTCGCCTACTGTGTCACATACATCAAAGCACTACTGCCATTGGCTTTATGTGGTATTGCAGTCAGGTTTTTGGCATTGACTTCTTCCTGGGAATTTAACAGTTTTTATAACATTTGCTTATTTTGCTGGTCAATAGCTTTTACGTCAACTTggattaataaaaaaaagaaacgatACGCCCAAGAGTTTGGGAAGGTTCGTGCAGCGTCTTACCTATTCAAGAGTCCAGAAAGAAGCGCAAAGTATAGTTCTCACGATAAagtcattttgaaaaaatgcTGTTTTCTACCAATTGCTCTCTGTTTTGCATCAGCCCTTATTGCTTTCCAACTCTTTTGTTTTggtattgaaattttcataacCCAATTATACTCAGGGCGTTTCTCGATGGTACTAGCATTGTTCCCAAGCCTTCTGTTGACTGTTTTCACACAGGCTTTGACTATGCTTTATGATAAAGTTTTTATTGGTAACTTCATAAAATGGGAAAATGGGCCCTTTCCTGCCAGTTCAAGGATGgaaaagaattttattCTCAATTTCTTAGTGAGTTATATGCCGCTTTTCATCACGTTATTTATCTATCTACCTTTTGGGCATAAGTTTGGTCCAAAGTGGAAAGAAGGATTAATGCAGCGTTTTGATAATCATCATATCCCTGTCATGAAATCCAACTTTGTTATAGATACCCACAGATATAAAACGCAAATGTTTTATTTTACATTTACAAATCAACTAGTTGTATTAGCCttggataatattttaCCTATTGTTATGGAAAGAGTTATGGACATTCTAAAAGGGACACGAAAGCCAGAGTCCGAATCTTCAGTAGTTACAGCGACTGTTGAAAAGGACTTCCCcaaagaaatcaaatattggcaaaaaatcaaatccTTCCATGTTGGTCAATGGGGCTCGTTTGATGTCGATGATAACATGAGGAAGTTTGTCATTCAATTTGGGTACGTCAATATGTTTTCCGTTATTTGGCCCTTGGCACCTCTTTTATGTTTGATGTTTAGTTTTATTATGCTGAAAGCTGATTTATGGAGAGCACTTGAGCAATGTAGGCCAGTTTCCCTTCCAAGTGATCTAGATTACgaagaaatttatgaagaagaagatcaaaaattaaagactACTACAAGTTCTTGGGATGTTATTTTGGAAATACTGACATGTGCTGGCGCTACTGTAGCTGCTACTTTGACTTTTATGTATTCAAAATGTTATTTGCCTAACGTAGGATACGAAACAGAATTCGAAAAAAGGGACGATTGGTATATGCATTCTCCCATCTCCACAAGCTGGTCCTCTATACTTCTTTTTGCAATTGTAGCCGAGCACTCCGTCGTTATGACATATTTAGTTACATCTAAGGTTGTATTAGCCTCGCAAGATAATATACGAAAGGGCAAAGTTGCTTCCGGAAAGTTGCTTGCTCCACAGAGTGTCGATTTACTTCCTGTCCagaaagaaacaaataaattcatGGGCGAAACTGAAAAGGAAatgagaagaagaagtacTCACATATCAACTACATCAGATAAGAAATCTATAGAGGAGATGATATTTCCTAATAGATCAAgggaaaatgaaaatgttcCTTCACCTTTTCCCAAATTGGAAACATCAACATATGGCCAAGACGCAAcctcaaaaattcaaggtGAATCTACGAATACTAGGTTACGTCATTCTCGTAAAGCAACTGAAGAATCTCGTAAAAATTATGATCAATTCCCGGATTTTGAAGTTGTTGAACCATTACGTAATGACACAGCTGTTGATACAACTGCAGGTGCAACGTTACCAAATTTTATTCCAATATCAAGTAATTTTGAGCTGAGAGACGctacaaatttgaatacTCGAGGTTACACACCAAGGACGTACCAACACAACTACTCGAATGTACCCAATGCAAGCATCGTGGGCTCTGCCATTGATGGGAAGGCAGATGGAATAGAGCATATGCAGTATGCTTCTGGCAAGCACTTCGCCACAACCTCGAATCAAACGAACGCACCTATGGCTGCAACTGCTGCAGCTGCAGCTTTGTCCACCAACCCTGAAGAGATGCTCACTCATGCAGCAAGTCGGAAAGCCAGTACTCATAGTAGTCACGAGCCTatgatgaaagaaattgttaaCAATAGAAGCCAATTTGGAAGGCCACAGTCTCACTATGAAGACAACgattataataatatggaGAGAGCACCAGAGGGAGGGAAGGTAAAATCAAAAGGGTTCTTTagcaaaataaagaaaGTGGCTGCCAAGTAG
- the APL3 gene encoding Apl3p (similar to Saccharomyces cerevisiae APL3 (YBL037W); ancestral locus Anc_3.325) yields MERRKSFLGNTGPSTGTTIKGLQLFIADLRASQHSQDQEKRIQSEIFKVKQYFNSSSGKKSKDKLDGYQRKKYILKLAYIYITSNTSKLDDIIFALRETLELTRANTFSEKFTGYMTLSLLFQHKQVSEELDADIMNQLIIDLSANNENYLALALNFIGTCGSVTPEFGLNEDLVTHVFQVLRSPTSTQYLKKKAALAFLTLIKGNPTILTDNAQRKQIWIQRILSLLDDKNNYRLTLTVLPLVRYIADKLNPSYCKRLIPQLAEILYNSVVVGTSPGSNFPTEYKFANMPNPWLILKIVSLLNSLIISPRESSFDQIAASGSQFIHINEIDSETLGKLRMCVMQAIDLASRKSIDMMERLVQNTILFSLINFASKLDPSEDAIVNAVNILCSLLESSEINVRYLTLDSLVKLCSFSGKTAVDTVCKDNLDSIFYLLNTERDPSIVKKVIDLLFTFTNVDNIKTIVENLLKFLGNSKNFATSDIKSDLLVKLAVFTERYATDSNWFVETTLKLLSLSDIASLKDEEVWHRLCQIVVNNPELRIFACEKLVDYLQENQTSEPILKSAAFIIGEYGDLISEKVTIPKLFNLFTDKYFASSNLTKAMILTTMMQLYKFQPEISSHVIKFFQIELNSLDIELQRRSFEYLKLIQVVNLSANINLLNLLFAPQPPFNSKSNPLLKRLAHLPSTSNSNNNASASSLNLNSRTLSAAEKEASVTPTIQSSRQSHSSSALSVESIKALDSYYVQQKLVSNWREGFSRMIHYKQGILFISPLMKIIYRINDVGLSQLSIVLTYINQTEWDITGLSTEIIPSRTQDNPEYIISKSEVPSSSTIAPHKRVGQTVEVVIRKPYSIEESPIININFRCGGSSNSMNLKLGLGVTATMKKNSESPGTSLQQFVTRWKTLRDALDKDGEYHLMSLKISEEHKKTDSSILVFKTLERMGFEMVEKESISNTLFATGVIHTKTDGNFGCLIKIQYLEENGTVSITGRTTTPGPLAKYIVDCIRHALVK; encoded by the coding sequence ATGGAGAGAAGAAAGTCATTTCTGGGCAATACCGGTCCTAGTACGGGGACTACAATCAAAGGTTTGCAACTATTCATTGCTGATCTGAGAGCGTCACAACACTCGCAAGACCAGGAGAAAAGGATCCAGTCTGAAATCTTTAAGGtcaaacaatattttaattCCAGCTCTGGCAAGAAATCTAAGGATAAACTGGATGGTTATCAAAGGAAAAAgtatattttgaagttggCATACATCTACATCACTTCTAACACGAGTAAACTGGATGATATCATCTTTGCGCTGAGAGAAACGCTGGAACTGACACGTGCGAATACTTTTTCTGAGAAGTTCACTGGCTATATGACATTAAGTCTGTTGTTCCAACATAAACAGGTAAGTGAAGAACTCGATGCTGATATCATGAATCAGTTAATTATTGATTTGTCGGCAAATAACGAAAATTATCTTGCATTAGCATTGAATTTCATAGGTACATGTGGTTCTGTGACGCCTGAATTCGGACTGAACGAGGATCTAGTCACACATGTATTCCAAGTCTTAAGATCACCTACTTCAACacaatatttgaagaaaaaagcaGCCTTAGCATTCTTAACTTTAATTAAAGGAAATCCAACAATATTAACGGACAATGCACAACGGAAACAGATCTGGATACAAAGGATTTTGAGTCTTCTAGATGATAAAAACAACTATAGACTAACATTAACAGTACTTCCACTGGTGCGATACATAGCAGATAAACTGAATCCTTCATATTGTAAAAGATTAATACCGCAACTGGCTGAAATTCTTTACAACTCTGTTGTAGTTGGCACTTCTCCAGGCAGTAATTTCCCAACAGAATATAAATTCGCTAACATGCCAAATCCATGGCTTATTCTTAAGATCGTTTCCCTATTGAATAGTTTGATTATTTCTCCAAGGGAGTCGAGTTTTGACCAAATTGCAGCTTCAGGATCGCAATTTATTCAcataaatgaaattgactCAGAAACACTAGGTAAATTAAGAATGTGTGTCATGCAAGCAATTGACTTGGCTTCGCGAAAATCTATTGATATGATGGAGAGGCTGGTTCAGAATAcaattctcttttctttgatcaattttgcCTCTAAATTGGATCCCTCTGAAGATGCGATTGTGAACGCCGTAAATATCCTATGTTCACTATTAGAATCCTCAGAGATCAATGTTAGATACTTGACGCTGGATTCTTTGGTAAAATTATGCTCTTTTAGCGGTAAAACTGCTGTTGATACAGTATGTAAAGACAATCTGGATTCTATCTTCTACTTATTAAACACGGAAAGAGACCCTTCTATTGTCAAAAAAGTCATCGATTTATTGTTCACATTTACAAATGTCGACAATATCAAGACTATTGTGGAAAATCTTCTCAAATTTTTAGGAAATTCTAAGAATTTTGCTACCAGCGATATTAAATCTGATCTCCTAGTAAAACTTGCAGTTTTTACGGAGAGATACGCAACGGATTCAAATTGGTTTGTTGAAACTACGTTAAAATTATTGTCTCTGAGTGACATTGCATCTTTAAAGGACGAAGAGGTGTGGCACCGACTTTGCCAGATTGTTGTGAATAACCCCGAGCTTCGTATTTTCGCCTGTGAAAAGTTGGTGGACTACCTACAGGAAAATCAAACGTCAGAGCCAATACTGAAATCTGCTGCATTTATAATTGGTGAATATGGTGACCTGATTTCTGAAAAGGTCACAATTCCTAAGTTGTTTAATCTTTTCACGGacaaatattttgcatCTTCTAATCTAACGAAGGCAATGATTTTAACAACAATGATGCAATTATATAAGTTTCAACCCGAGATTAGTTCGCATGTGATaaagttttttcaaattgagCTCAACTCTCTAGATATTGAATTACAACGAAGATCATTTGAATACTTGAAATTGATACAAGTCGTTAATCTGAGTGCAAATATAAATCTACTAAATTTACTGTTTGCTCCGCAGCCACCATTTAATAGTAAGTCAAATCCTTTACTAAAGAGATTAGCCCATCTACCATCAACCTCAAACAGTAACAATAATGCATCCGCTTCTTCTCTCAACTTGAACTCCAGAACATTGTCTGCAGCAGAAAAGGAGGCTTCAGTTACACCAACTATACAATCATCAAGACAAAGTCATTCCTCTTCCGCTCTTAGCGTTGAGAGTATCAAAGCATTAGACAGTTATTATGTTCAACAGAAACTAGTATCCAACTGGAGAGAGGGATTTTCTAGAATGATCCATTATAAACAAGGTATCCTATTTATCTCTCCCCTTATGAAGATAATTTACAGGATAAACGACGTCGGACTATCTCAACTAAGTATTGTGCTAACATATATCAACCAAACAGAGTGGGATATAACGGGCCTTTCAACAGAGATTATTCCATCAAGAACTCAAGATAATCCTGAATACATAATTTCCAAGAGTGAAGTTCCTAGCTCCTCTACGATTGCTCCCCACAAGAGAGTTGGACAAACGGTTGAAGTGGTAATCAGGAAACCCTATAGCATCGAAGAGAGTCCgatcatcaatatcaatttcagaTGTGGTGGAAGTTCTAATTCAATGAACCTGAAACTGGGTCTTGGGGTAACAGCCacaatgaaaaagaacTCAGAGAGCCCCGGAACTTCCCTCCAGCAATTCGTTACACGTTGGAAGACCCTAAGAGATGCGTTAGATAAAGACGGCGAGTATCACTTGATGTCGTTGAAAATAAGCGAAGAACACAAGAAAACAGACTCGTCAATATTGGTGTTCAAGACATTAGAAAGAATGGGCTTCGAGATGGtggaaaaagaaagtatCTCTAATACGTTATTCGCGACAGGTGTTATACACACAAAGACGGATGGCAATTTTGGATGcttgataaaaattcaatatctcGAGGAAAATGGTACTGTATCAATAACTGGAAGAACTACGACCCCAGGACCACTGGCTAAATACATTGTTGACTGTATAAGGCATGCGCTGGTAAAGTGA
- the MSF1 gene encoding phenylalanine--tRNA ligase (similar to Saccharomyces cerevisiae MSF1 (YPR047W); ancestral locus Anc_3.328), translating into MIVLLSRSKTFIPSFRRVFAYYSTSLPNTLDIAGKKYDTDSNYTNVTPSILSHVNENLHLRKHHPINTLRELIENTLNSVDNTFKTYNSFSPIVTTYQNFDVLDIPVDHPGRSKSDTYYINKDYLLRTHTSAHELECFHDLLLQENITNRGFLISADVYRRDEIDRTHYPVFYQMEGARIWDRSSLALLKSDLSKLENKLLDIDKGKNIIRLIVQDDVSLEGNPKQNYMTMEEYDLCSRHLKRSIELLIKQAFAQKIKNMTTADINQTTTELNVRWIKTSFPWTAPSWEIEVWWNGEWLELCGCGLIKQDVLLKAGYRSDSTIGWAFGLGLDRIAMLLFEIPDIRLLWTKDERFHQQFRDGAITSFKPYSKYPGSMRDMAFWLPDESLYVELHENDIMEIVRSVAGNLVESVKLIDKYRTPDTNRTSLCYRINYQSMDRNITNQEVNKLQELVQDQLMSKYNVILR; encoded by the coding sequence ATGATCGTGCTGCTATCACGCTCCAAGACCTTCATACCTTCATTTAGGAGGGTATTTGCTTATTACTCAACTTCGTTGCCAAACACCTTAGACATTGCTggtaaaaaatatgatacaGATTCAAACTATACCAATGTGACCCCCTCGATCTTATCTCATGTCAATGAGAACCTTCATTTGAGAAAACATCATCCAATAAATACGCTGCGAGAATTGATAGAGAATACACTGAATTCAGTAGATAATACATTCAAGACATACAATTCGTTTTCTCCAATTGTAACGACGTATCAGAATTTTGACGTATTAGACATCCCAGTAGATCATCCGGGAAGATCGAAATCTGATACGTATTATATCAATAAAGATTACCTGCTGAGAACACATACATCTGCTCATGAACTTGAGTGCTTCCATGATCTTCTCCTACAAGAAAACATTACGAACCGTGGGTTTTTAATATCTGCTGATGTTTATAGAAGGGATGAAATCGATAGGACTCATTATCCAGTTTTCTATCAAATGGAAGGTGCTAGAATTTGGGACCGTTCCAGTTTAGCATTACTCAAAAGTGATTTATCCAAGCTGGagaataaattattagacATAgataaaggaaaaaatatcattagATTAATAGTTCAAGATGATGTTTCTTTGGAAGGCAATCCgaaacaaaattatatgACAATGGAAGAATATGATCTCTGTTCAAGACATTTGAAACGATCCATTGAACTGCTAATAAAACAAGCGTTTGCCcagaaaattaaaaatatgaCAACTGCAGATATTAATCAAACGACCACTGAATTAAACGTCAGATGGATCAAAACATCATTTCCATGGACTGCTCCATCGTGGGAAATTGAAGTTTGGTGGAATGGAGAATGGCTTGAGCTTTGTGGTTGTGGATTAATAAAACAGGACGTTTTATTAAAAGCAGGTTATAGATCTGACTCCACAATAGGTTGGGCTTTTGGACTGGGATTGGATAGAATTGCAATGCtactttttgaaattcctGATATTCGACTTCTTTGGACTAAGGATGAACGCTTCCACCAGCAGTTTAGGGATGGTGCCATCACATCTTTCAAGCCATACTCAAAATATCCGGGAAGTATGAGAGACATGGCCTTTTGGTTACCAGATGAGTCCTTATATGTCGAATTacatgaaaatgatataatgGAAATAGTCAGATCAGTAGCAGGTAATCTAGTGGAAAGTGTCAAACTCATTGACAAATATAGAACCCCTGACACTAATAGGACCTCGCTTTGTTATAGAATAAATTATCAGTCTATGGACAGGAACATTACGAACCAAGAAGTTAATAAACTTCAGGAGCTAGTACAAGATCAGCTAATGTCAAAATACAATGTTATATtaagataa
- the MRPL16 gene encoding mitochondrial 54S ribosomal protein uL16m (similar to Saccharomyces cerevisiae MRPL16 (YBL038W); ancestral locus Anc_3.327): MLSIGRYPSWTLTKSLIIDVTGFIRSKHEYAPRFTVQQKKQKGRVPVRIGGSLRGSTLIYGKFGMRLKSEGIRLTASQLKEADNAAMRYVRPLINGQLWRRLVTDIAVCIKGNETRMGKGKGAFDHWMTRVPTGKIIFEMDGDNLHERVAREAFRKAGTKLPGVYEFISRTSPARVSLHGFKSPSVNKGTGSSDFSSKLSQRSIKKTLNSLKGKEPEYRLYRGR; encoded by the coding sequence ATGTTAAGTATCGGAAGGTATCCGTCGTGGACTCTAACTAAGAGTCTCATAATTGATGTTACCGGATTTATAAGATCAAAACATGAATATGCCCCTCGATTCACGGTACAACAAAAGAAACAGAAGGGTAGGGTTCCCGTACGAATTGGTGGGTCCCTCAGAGGATCTACGTTGATATATGGTAAATTTGGGATGCGATTGAAATCTGAAGGCATTCGTTTGACGGCAAGCCAGTTGAAAGAAGCAGATAATGCTGCTATGAGATACGTTAGGCCCTTAATTAATGGACAGCTTTGGAGACGATTGGTAACAGATATTGCAGTTTGTATCAAAGGCAATGAAACAAGAATGGGGAAAGGGAAAGGCGCATTTGACCATTGGATGACTAGAGTCCCCACGggtaaaattatttttgaaatggaTGGTGACAATTTGCATGAAAGAGTTGCTCGTGAAGCGTTCAGGAAAGCTGGTACAAAACTCCCTGGGGTTTATGAATTTATTTCCAGAACATCGCCAGCGAGAGTCAGTCTGCATGGTTTCAAATCACCCAGTGTTAATAAAGGAACTGGTTCCTCtgatttttcaagtaaACTATCACAACGCTcgataaagaaaacattAAACAGTCTGAAAGGTAAAGAACCTGAATATCGATTATATAGAGGGCGTTGA
- the RFC5 gene encoding replication factor C subunit 5 (similar to Saccharomyces cerevisiae RFC5 (YBR087W); ancestral locus Anc_3.326), producing MSLWVDKYRPKSLKTLSHSSDLTELLTSLSEHPRDLPHLLLYGPNGSGKKTRCMALLESIFGPGVYRLKIDIRQFVTASNRKLELNVVSSPYHIEITPSDMGNNDRIVIQELLKEIAQMEQVDFENSKEGLAHRYKCVIINEANSLSRDAQAALRRTMEKYSKNIRLIMLCDSMSSIIAPIKSRCLLIRCPAPANDELVSILSRIVTEENVQLESGVILNNIAKEANGNLRVATLMLESMALSNEMQLKTSTTIIKPDWIVVVTSMANKIQRERTVGCLVECRAVLYDLLSHCIPAKTILQELTFALVNSPIPGIITQNKMIKIIDLASTFDERLSLGNKAIFHLEGFIAKCMVAIDSDI from the coding sequence ATGTCCTTATGGGTAGATAAGTACCGTCCAAAGTCTTTAAAAACATTATCACATAGCAGCGATTTGACAGAGCTGCTAACTTCGTTGTCAGAGCATCCTCGTGATTTACCTCATCTCTTACTGTATGGTCCAAATGGTAGTGGTAAGAAAACTAGATGTATGGCTTTATTAGAGTCCATCTTTGGTCCAGGTGTCTATAGACtgaaaattgatattagaCAGTTTGTGACTGCCTCTAATAGGAAGTTGGAATTGAATGTCGTTAGTTCACCTTACCATATAGAGATTACTCCAAGTGATATGGGTAATAATGATAGAATTGTCATCCAAGAACTGTTGAAAGAGATTGCACAGATGGAACAGGTTGATTTCGAAAATTCCAAGGAAGGTTTAGCACATAGATACAAGTGTGTAATTATCAATGAGGCAAACTCATTGAGTAGAGATGCTCAGGCAGCATTAAGACGTACGATGGAAAAATATTCGAAAAATATCAGATTGATCATGTTATGTGACTCAATGTCTTCCATCATCGCTCCAATCAAGTCGCGTTGCTTACTTATACGTTGTCCTGCACCTGCTAACGACGAACTTGTCAGTATTTTGAGCAGGATTGTTACTGAAGAGAATGTTCAATTGGAATCTGGCGTAATCTTGAATAATATTGCAAAAGAAGCAAATGGAAACCTTAGGGTAGCTACATTGATGCTTGAATCTATGGCATTGAGTAACGAAATGCAGTTGAAAACGAGTACAACAATAATCAAGCCAGATTGGATTGTTGTTGTCACAAGTATGGCCAATAAAATTCAGAGGGAAAGAACTGTCGGTTGTCTAGTTGAATGTCGTGCAGTATTATACGATTTACTTTCTCATTGCATTCCAGCTAAAACAATTTTGCAGGAGTTGACATTTGCGTTAGTAAATAGTCCCATACCAGGCATCATAACCCAAAACAAGAtgatcaaaattattgatttggCAAGCACATTCGATGAAAGATTGTCCCTGGGAAATAAAGCAATCTTCCACTTGGAAGGATTCATAGCCAAATGTATGGTTGCTATCGACAGTGATATATAG